A window of the bacterium genome harbors these coding sequences:
- a CDS encoding glycoside hydrolase family 88 protein encodes MKYTLLAWLGLIGQIWAHPAEKEIVFVAANPLKSVRSFETIELDWKELSARLPGVQPDRFFLKDLNTGKLVVTQILDADADGRPDQLLFQSDFGKDDPLKTFRLAMTSTPPGRSSGRLYGRFVPERKDDFAWENDRIAFRMYGPALEAEMISSGIDVWTKRVPYPIIDKWYAAGDASYHRDSGEGLDFYNVGSSRGCGGTGIWDGQSLHVSRNFKSYRCIAGGPIRLVFELRYDPWTIAGDTISEVKRISLDAGHQFNRIESIYQSTRSLPISFAAGVAKHPDWQAAVAFSREHGWLSRWESRDDFGALGCAVILDPNALVDFYEQDMNHLIVGKATPAQAVRYYAGAGWDRSGYFNHREEWEAYVDLYAQAVQTPIQITYLTSASLRQKPKAESWAHIVARSIIQTYPNPADLDVYGKGWTYTNGFFLHGLYRLQQKEPNQEYLRYIQKWLDRYIDHDGRLISSEYKMDEYKLDDVEAGKIALLMYQRTGDTRYRRACEQLVEQLQKQPRTTEGGYWHKLVYPWQMWLDGIYMADAFLLQYAAAVQQPNWTDEAIRQIKLITAHTLDGKTGLYYHGWDEKKNPVWADPLTGASPGIWGRALGWFAMALVDGLDELDAHHPQRPQLLQILSKLSAALVTYQDPETGLWYQVVDRGDHTANWHETSCSAMFSYALARSVHQGYLPKKYLKNAEKAFQGLCRHHVYFDEQGLFYLTGTVKVGTLNFASSQGDFEYYVNTDRRINDFKGVAAFLFAALELNR; translated from the coding sequence ATGAAGTATACATTGCTTGCATGGCTGGGACTGATTGGACAAATCTGGGCTCACCCCGCTGAAAAGGAGATTGTCTTTGTTGCGGCCAATCCGCTCAAGAGCGTACGGAGTTTTGAAACCATCGAATTGGACTGGAAAGAGCTCTCGGCGCGACTGCCGGGGGTGCAGCCCGATCGTTTTTTCCTGAAGGATTTGAACACCGGCAAGCTGGTGGTGACGCAGATTCTGGATGCGGATGCAGACGGTCGCCCGGATCAACTGCTCTTTCAGTCCGATTTCGGCAAGGATGATCCGCTTAAAACATTTCGTCTCGCGATGACATCGACTCCTCCCGGCCGCAGCTCCGGCAGACTCTACGGACGCTTTGTGCCGGAACGGAAGGATGATTTTGCCTGGGAAAACGATCGCATCGCCTTTCGCATGTACGGCCCGGCGCTTGAGGCCGAGATGATCAGCAGTGGCATCGATGTCTGGACTAAACGGGTTCCTTATCCCATTATCGATAAATGGTATGCTGCCGGCGATGCGTCCTATCACCGAGATTCCGGCGAAGGTCTGGATTTCTACAATGTGGGTTCCAGCCGCGGCTGCGGCGGCACCGGCATCTGGGACGGCCAGTCGCTGCATGTTTCACGGAATTTTAAATCCTATCGCTGTATCGCCGGCGGCCCGATCCGCCTGGTGTTTGAATTGCGCTACGACCCGTGGACCATAGCCGGCGATACGATTTCCGAGGTCAAACGCATCAGTCTCGACGCCGGTCACCAGTTCAACCGCATCGAAAGCATCTATCAATCCACTCGATCGCTGCCGATTAGTTTTGCCGCCGGCGTTGCGAAACATCCAGACTGGCAAGCCGCAGTCGCATTCAGCCGAGAACACGGCTGGTTGAGCCGGTGGGAAAGCCGCGACGACTTTGGGGCTCTCGGATGCGCCGTTATCTTGGATCCAAATGCCCTGGTTGATTTCTATGAGCAGGATATGAACCATCTGATTGTCGGCAAAGCCACGCCCGCTCAAGCTGTGCGCTATTATGCCGGTGCTGGATGGGATAGAAGCGGATATTTCAACCATCGAGAGGAGTGGGAAGCCTATGTCGACCTTTATGCCCAAGCTGTGCAGACTCCTATTCAAATAACCTATTTGACCTCTGCCTCCTTGCGTCAAAAGCCGAAGGCGGAATCTTGGGCTCATATTGTAGCTCGGTCCATCATACAAACGTATCCAAATCCGGCGGACCTGGATGTGTATGGGAAAGGGTGGACGTACACCAACGGTTTTTTTCTTCACGGCCTTTACCGGCTGCAGCAAAAAGAGCCGAATCAGGAATACCTCCGCTACATACAAAAATGGCTGGACCGGTATATCGATCACGACGGCCGGTTGATCTCTTCCGAATATAAGATGGACGAGTACAAACTCGACGATGTGGAGGCGGGCAAGATCGCTTTATTGATGTATCAGAGGACCGGCGATACGCGTTATCGGCGGGCTTGCGAACAGCTGGTCGAACAACTGCAAAAACAGCCCCGCACCACAGAGGGAGGATACTGGCATAAATTAGTTTATCCGTGGCAGATGTGGCTGGACGGCATCTATATGGCGGATGCCTTTCTGCTGCAGTATGCCGCAGCCGTGCAGCAGCCGAACTGGACCGACGAAGCAATCCGGCAGATCAAGCTGATCACCGCACACACTCTGGATGGAAAAACCGGATTGTACTATCATGGCTGGGATGAAAAGAAAAATCCGGTCTGGGCTGATCCGCTCACCGGCGCCTCGCCGGGTATCTGGGGCCGCGCACTCGGCTGGTTCGCCATGGCGCTGGTGGACGGCTTGGATGAACTGGACGCTCACCATCCGCAAAGGCCGCAATTGCTCCAGATCCTTAGCAAGCTTTCGGCTGCGCTGGTAACGTATCAGGATCCTGAGACAGGCCTCTGGTACCAGGTGGTGGATCGCGGGGATCATACGGCTAATTGGCATGAGACCTCCTGTTCTGCCATGTTCAGCTATGCCCTGGCGCGATCGGTTCATCAGGGCTATCTGCCGAAGAAATACCTCAAGAATGCGGAAAAGGCGTTCCAAGGTCTTTGCCGTCATCATGTCTATTTTGATGAGCAAGGGCTGTTTTATCTGACCGGCACCGTCAAGGTGGGTACGCTTAATTTCGCCAGCTCCCAGGGCGATTTTGAGTACTATGTGAATACAGATCGCCGCATTAATGACTTTAAAGGCGTGGCTGCGTTTTTATTCGCCGCCCTGGAATTGAACCGATAG
- a CDS encoding DUF4350 domain-containing protein, with protein MCRLKKVLFATLVGWLAFSSEQTAAKEIPGKANRHKVVGLDYYYNREFRQVEGLAPQPFHYLWEDRRDSGFSGLAAIIQGLGAQIAQVAQAPDASSLEKLSIYIIVDPDTPEETDSPNYIAEKEIKLVADWVAGGGVLVLLANDKDHCELQHLNRLAETFGIHFNEDLRNTVVQDHFVAASFDSLPPHPLFTAVDRLFLKEICTLRLQPPAAPLLQQGGDTIMALSSYGQGYVFAVGDPWLYNEYLDGYKLPPEYENTKAANNLFLWLLNLAREPKQSEK; from the coding sequence ATGTGCCGTTTGAAAAAGGTATTGTTCGCAACCCTGGTGGGATGGCTGGCGTTTTCGTCGGAGCAAACGGCTGCCAAAGAAATTCCCGGAAAAGCCAATCGCCATAAAGTGGTAGGACTGGACTATTACTACAACCGCGAGTTCCGCCAAGTTGAAGGCCTTGCTCCACAACCTTTTCATTACCTCTGGGAAGATAGAAGGGACAGTGGTTTTTCCGGATTGGCGGCCATCATTCAGGGACTTGGCGCCCAGATCGCTCAAGTTGCACAGGCCCCGGATGCATCCTCTCTGGAAAAGTTGAGCATCTACATTATTGTCGATCCGGACACACCGGAGGAAACTGACTCGCCCAATTATATCGCTGAAAAAGAGATCAAGCTCGTTGCGGATTGGGTAGCCGGCGGCGGTGTCCTGGTGCTGTTGGCCAATGACAAGGATCATTGCGAGCTGCAACATCTCAATCGGCTGGCGGAAACCTTTGGCATCCATTTCAACGAGGATCTGCGCAATACAGTGGTGCAGGATCATTTCGTCGCCGCCTCTTTCGATTCCCTGCCGCCGCACCCTCTGTTCACCGCTGTTGATCGATTGTTTCTTAAAGAAATATGTACGTTGCGGCTTCAGCCGCCGGCAGCGCCGCTCCTGCAGCAGGGCGGGGACACCATCATGGCGCTGTCCTCCTATGGACAAGGCTATGTGTTTGCCGTCGGCGACCCCTGGCTGTACAACGAATATCTGGACGGCTACAAGTTGCCGCCGGAATATGAGAACACCAAGGCGGCCAACAATCTGTTTCTATGGCTGCTGAATTTGGCCAGAGAGCCGAAACAGTCGGAAAAATGA